In the genome of Aptenodytes patagonicus chromosome 18, bAptPat1.pri.cur, whole genome shotgun sequence, one region contains:
- the DIPK1B gene encoding divergent protein kinase domain 1B produces the protein MRRIRRLVHLVLFCPLSKGLQSRLPGIKVKYLLVVWLGIFVGSWVAYMHYSSYSELCRGHVCRMIICDQYKKGIISGSTCKDLCEERSLLFQHCLSSSPTQQVYSGLWREREVIIKCGIEEALKADSHPDSVPRRDMVLFDKPTRGTSMDEFKEMLLNFLKSNLGDQPSLAALVSRIIAMADVNRDGKVSLAEAKSIWALLQLNEFLLMLSLHEKEHTSKLLGHCGDLYVTEKIPHTSLYGVDVPPFLQSLLPSVVHQIIHQWFAPAWPRRAKIAIGLLEFVEEIFHGTYGNFYICETSFKNVGYNDKYDFKMVNLRKVATEMTIRGFLKGRHCEQNVDCTYGKDCMATCDKLLKQCKSDMVQPNLAKVCGLLQDYLLYGAPLELKEELQKQLRTCMTLSGLASQMEVHHSLVLNNLKTLLWKKISNTKYS, from the exons ATGCGGAGGATCCGGCGGCTGGTGCATCTGGTGCTGTTCTGCCCCCTCTCCAAGGGCCTGcag agtCGCCTCCCGGGCATCAAGGTGAAATACCTGCTGGTGGTGTGGCTGGGCATCTTCGTGGGCAGCTGGGTGGCGTACATGCATTACTCGTCCTACTCCGAGCTCTGCCGCGGCCACGTCTGCAGGATGATAATC tgTGACCAGTACAAGAAAGGAATAATTTCTGGCTCCACGTGCAAAGACCTGTGTGAGGAGCGCAGCCTCCTCTTCCAGcactgcctctcctcctctcccacccagcag GTTTACAGTGGGctctggagggagagggaggtgaTCATCAAATGCGGCATCGAAGAAGCCTTGAAGGCAGACAGCCACCCAGACTCTGTGCCCAGAAGGGACATGGTCCTCTTTGACAAACCGACACGAGGGACATCGATGGATGAGTTCAAAGAAATGCTCCTGAACTTCCTAAAG TCCAACCTGGGAGACCAGCCTTCTCTTGCAGCCTTGGTGAGCCGGATCATCGCCATGGCAGATGTGAACCGGGATGGGAAGGTGTCTTTAGCAGAGGCCAAATCCATCTGGGCACTACTGCAGCTCAATGAGTTTCTTCTCATGCTCTCCTTGCACGAGAAAGAGCACACTTCCAAGCTGCTGGGGCACTGCGGGGACCTCTACGTCACTGAGAAGATCCCCCACACCTCCCTCTACGGAGTggatgtcccccccttcctccagtCGCTGCTGCCTTCAGTCGTCCACCAAATCATCCACCAGTGGTTTGCACCAGCGTGGCCCCGGCGGGCAAAGATCGCCATCGGCCTTCTGGAGTTCGTGGAGGAGATATTCCACGGGACCTACGGGAACTTCTACATCTGCGAGACCAGCTTTAAGAACGTGGGCTACAATGACAAATACGACTTCAAAATGGTCAACCTGAGGAAGGTGGCAACGGAGATGACAATCAGAGGTTTCCTCAAGGGACGTCACTGTGAGCAGAACGTGGACTGCACCTACGGGAAGGACTGTATGGCGACCTGCGACAAACTCCTGAAGCAGTGCAAAAGCGACATGGTGCAGCCCAACCTGGCGAAGGTCTGTGGGTTGCTGCAGGACTACTTGCTGTACGGAGCACCACTGGAGCTGAAAGAAGAGCTGCAGAAACAGCTCCGAACTTGCATGACCCTCAGTGGCCTGGCCAGCCAGATGGAAGTGCACCACTCCCTCGTGCTGAACAACCTCAAGACCTTGCTCTGGAAGAAGATTTCAAACACCAAATATTCCTAA